A region from the Drosophila takahashii strain IR98-3 E-12201 chromosome 2L, DtakHiC1v2, whole genome shotgun sequence genome encodes:
- the LOC138912870 gene encoding uncharacterized protein, protein MGMHSVTRTLSYVSGKEEAMKKGSALSEINEPFFITFDEYHLPLLQHRVFTDWRVLVVAFTTLSGSNYRVIYVRPMCTGLGVLGGDEIKEGVREVAHYIFDVPKLKKMFLGAVADNCPANNLAKDYLLGLGIPVLYDHEHLCGRFAMKSLRDVRLRWVYEDAAFRKASYKAVMTQLRSAPALDGQAAEYSVQLERIESFLDRAFAATDPSKVRLRKVNARLFESVGKV, encoded by the exons atgggGATGCACTCGGTGACCCGAACTCTAAGTTACGTGAGTGGCAAGGAGGAGGCCATGAAGAAGGGGAGCGCGCTGAGCGAAATTAACGAGCCCTTCTTTATCACCTTCGATGAGTACCACCTGCCACTGCTCCAGCACAGGGTTTTCACCGACTGGAGGGTGCTGGTGGTTGCCTTCACCACCTTGAGCGGCTCAAACTACAGGGTGATCTACGTGAGACCG ATGTGCACCGGCCTTGGTGTATTGGGCGGCGACGAAATTAAGGAGGGAGTGCGTGAGGTGGCGCATTACATCTTTGACGTGCCAAAACTGAAGAAGATGTTCCTCGGCGCCGTCGCCGACAATTGCCCCGCCAACAACCTTGCGAAGGATTACCTCCTGGGCCTGGGAATTCCCGTCTTGTACGACCACGAGCATCTATGTGGCCGATTCGCAATGAAGAGCCTGAGGGACGTGCGCCTCAGATGGGTGTACGAGGACGCAGCGTTCCGGAAGGCGTCGTACAAGGCGGTAATGACCCAGCTCAGGAGCGCACCGGCCTTGGATGGCCAAGCGGCGGAGTATTCCGTCCAGTTAGAAAGGATAGAGTCCTTCCTGGATAGGGCCTTCGCTGCGACGGATCCATCCAAGGTCCGGTTGCGAAAAGTCAACGCTCGGTTGTTCGAGAGCGTAGGGAAGGTCTGA